From a single Brassica napus cultivar Da-Ae chromosome C9, Da-Ae, whole genome shotgun sequence genomic region:
- the LOC125592641 gene encoding uncharacterized protein LOC125592641, with the protein MAHEKFVLISRRSSSRDISKNLYELWEIDYTVEIEAPEDGETPETVRPGYCGAYTSHFQDGGLSFPLPRFLLEALAELGMAFAQMAPNFWRYFLTSWIRAREEGLSGFPGTMILAPRPGRSVIDGIPNRDDQWREKFFVFKINPVSVGDFDFEKIPRGRGRRRRYPTVLTSLPKSGRGSELRKQRGPTLRSRSQTQSPGLLARPVLIVIPVGGPRRAPNASTGSVGDRALDDDIDSSTHRRRRRALEEINSVNSNSRAQSFLPRYKLLAKDTSSWRFSYDDEVPILENPKGLALIWRKIREKGYELPPLDDMHESDAYVRMAVATAKVICLAIASDVLSG; encoded by the exons ATGGCGCATGAGAAATTTGTCCTCATCTCCCGACGATCATCGAGCCGAGACATATCAAAAAACCTTTACGAGCTCTGGGAAATCGATTATACCGTTGAGATCGAAGCACCCGAAGATGGCGAAACTCCGGAGACTGTGAGGCCGGGGTATTGTGGGGCCTATACGTCGCATTTCCAGGACGGAGGTTTGTCATTTCCTCTTCCTCGCTTCCTTCTCGAAGCGCTCGCGGAGCTTGGGATGGCTTTTGCCCAAATGGCGCCTAATTTCTGGCGCTATTTCTTGACTTCGTGGATCCGAGCCAGGGAGGAGGGTCTCAG TGGCTTTCCAGGAACGATGATTCTTGCTCCTCGGCCTGGCCGTTCTGTTATAGACGGCATTCCTAACAGGGATGACCAGTGGAGGGAGAAATTTTTCGTTTTTAAGATTAATCCGGTGTCGGTCGGCGACTTTGATTTTGAGAAGATCCCTAGG GGGCGAGGGAGAAGGAGGCGCTACCCGACTGTCCTGACGAGTCTTCCGAAGTCGGGTCGTGGGAGCGAGCTCAGAAAACAGCGTGGACCGACCCTTAGGTCGAGGTCACAGACTCAATCTCCCGGTCTTTTGGCTAGGCCGGTGTTGATCGTCATTCCCGTAGGTGGGCCTCGAAGGGCGCCAAATGCTTCAACTGGTTCTGTCGGTGATCGAGCTCTCGACGACGATATCGATTCGTCGACTCACCGGCGCCGACGTCGAGCTCTCGAAGAGATTAACTCTGTGAATTCGAATTCCCGAGCTCAGAGCTTCCTCCCCCGTTACAAGCTTCTGGCGAAG GACACCTCTTCGTGGAGATTTTCGTATGACGACGAGGTACCAATCCTTGAGAACCCCAAAGGTCTTGCTCTGATTTGGCGCAAGATCAGAGAGAAGGGATACGAGCTTCCTCCTCTGGATGATATGCATGAGAGTGATGCTTACGTGCGGATGGCGGTAGCGACTGCTAAGGTAATCTGTCTCGCGATTGCTTCTGATGTTCTGTCGGGTTAA
- the LOC106386200 gene encoding 11-beta-hydroxysteroid dehydrogenase-like 4A isoform X2 encodes MALINKILNIFLPIVTFSLLVVFMPISILFSLFGFIRNSKESDKVSGKVVIITGSSSGIGEHLAYEYARRGAYLTLVARREDRLRLVANRCRRLGSPDVAVVRGDVSVIEDCKRFIEETISRFGRLDHLVNNAGIAEAKFFEDYLQISDVLPIMNTNFWGPVYTTHFAIPHLKKTKGKIVAVASPAGWSGVPRMSIYAASKAAMINFYETLRIELGPEIGVTIVFPGLVENENTNPDLLAEKQDWSQVVAIESATECAKAVVNGICRGKTFLAEPSWVRVLFWLSILCPELLISKPKRN; translated from the exons ATGGCTTTGATCAACAAGATCCTTAACATCTTTCTTCCTATTGTCACGTTTTCGCTTCTTGTAGTGTTCATGCCAATTTCAATATTATTCAGTCTCTTTGGCTTCATAAGGAATAGCAAAGAGTCCGACAAAGTCAGTGGAAAAGTCGTCATCATCACCGGATCTTCCTCAGGAATTGGTGAG CACCTTGCATATGAGTACGCACGTAGAGGAGCATACTTGACGTTAGTAGCTCGGAGAGAGGATCGTCTCCGACTTGTGGCTAATCGGTGTCGGAGGCTTGGATCACCCGACGTTGCCGTAGTACGTGGTGATGTCTCAGTCATTGAAGACTGTAAACGttttatcgaagaaaccatCTCTCGTTTTGGAAGAC TGGATCACCTGGTGAACAATGCGGGAATTGCGGAGGCCAAGTTTTTCGAAGACTATTTACAAATCTCTGATGTTCTTCCCATTATG AATACTAACTTTTGGGGACCAGTTTACACGACACATTTCGCTATACCACATTTAAAGAAAACCAAAGGAAAGATAGTGGCGGTCGCGTCGCCTGCTGGATGGTCTGGAGTGCCAAGAATGAGTATCTATGCT GCAAGCAAAGCAGCTATGATAAACTTCTACGAGACTCTTAGAATCGAGCTTGGTCCGGAAATTGGTGTGACAATCGTGTTTCCAGGTCTAGTTGAAAACGAAAATACCAATCCGGATCTTTTGGCTGAG AAACAAGACTGGTCGCAAGTTGTTGCTATCGAGTCAGCAACGGAATGTGCCAAGGCAGTTGTCAATGGAATCTGCAGGGGGAAGACCTTTCTGGCAGAGCCGTCGTGGGTCCGCGTTCTCTTCTGGCTTAGTATTCTCTGCCCTGAGCTGTTAATCTCTAAGCCTAAAAGAAACTGA
- the LOC106386200 gene encoding 11-beta-hydroxysteroid dehydrogenase-like 4A isoform X1 has protein sequence MALINKILNIFLPIVTFSLLVVFMPISILFSLFGFIRNSKESDKVSGKVVIITGSSSGIGEVSEFLPVFSKSMIKSFGQWLKKINIYKFYNFIIVKHLAYEYARRGAYLTLVARREDRLRLVANRCRRLGSPDVAVVRGDVSVIEDCKRFIEETISRFGRLDHLVNNAGIAEAKFFEDYLQISDVLPIMNTNFWGPVYTTHFAIPHLKKTKGKIVAVASPAGWSGVPRMSIYAASKAAMINFYETLRIELGPEIGVTIVFPGLVENENTNPDLLAEKQDWSQVVAIESATECAKAVVNGICRGKTFLAEPSWVRVLFWLSILCPELLISKPKRN, from the exons ATGGCTTTGATCAACAAGATCCTTAACATCTTTCTTCCTATTGTCACGTTTTCGCTTCTTGTAGTGTTCATGCCAATTTCAATATTATTCAGTCTCTTTGGCTTCATAAGGAATAGCAAAGAGTCCGACAAAGTCAGTGGAAAAGTCGTCATCATCACCGGATCTTCCTCAGGAATTGGTGAGGTCAGTGAGTTCTTACCCGTGTTTTCAAAGTCAATGATCAAAAGCTTTGGCCAATggttaaagaaaataaacatttataaattttataattttataattgtgAAGCACCTTGCATATGAGTACGCACGTAGAGGAGCATACTTGACGTTAGTAGCTCGGAGAGAGGATCGTCTCCGACTTGTGGCTAATCGGTGTCGGAGGCTTGGATCACCCGACGTTGCCGTAGTACGTGGTGATGTCTCAGTCATTGAAGACTGTAAACGttttatcgaagaaaccatCTCTCGTTTTGGAAGAC TGGATCACCTGGTGAACAATGCGGGAATTGCGGAGGCCAAGTTTTTCGAAGACTATTTACAAATCTCTGATGTTCTTCCCATTATG AATACTAACTTTTGGGGACCAGTTTACACGACACATTTCGCTATACCACATTTAAAGAAAACCAAAGGAAAGATAGTGGCGGTCGCGTCGCCTGCTGGATGGTCTGGAGTGCCAAGAATGAGTATCTATGCT GCAAGCAAAGCAGCTATGATAAACTTCTACGAGACTCTTAGAATCGAGCTTGGTCCGGAAATTGGTGTGACAATCGTGTTTCCAGGTCTAGTTGAAAACGAAAATACCAATCCGGATCTTTTGGCTGAG AAACAAGACTGGTCGCAAGTTGTTGCTATCGAGTCAGCAACGGAATGTGCCAAGGCAGTTGTCAATGGAATCTGCAGGGGGAAGACCTTTCTGGCAGAGCCGTCGTGGGTCCGCGTTCTCTTCTGGCTTAGTATTCTCTGCCCTGAGCTGTTAATCTCTAAGCCTAAAAGAAACTGA